A genomic window from Flavobacterium johnsoniae includes:
- a CDS encoding fumarylacetoacetate hydrolase family protein, protein MKLIRFGEIGKEKPGVLIGEKRYDVSAIVTDFNESFFEENGLEKLQKALESNPNLPEVDASVRLGSPVARPSKIICIGLNYIDHCKETNAPIPTEPIIFFKSTTSLCGPDDDLIIPKNSEKTDWEVELAFIVGKKASYVEEAEALDYVAGYALLNDYSERAFQLERGGQWAKGKGSDTFAPLGPFLATKDEIVDVDNLKMWLTVNGKKYQDSNTLNLVFKIPYLVHYLSQFMTLLPGDIISTGTPPGVGLGIKPDPIYIKAGDVVELGIEGLGTSKQKAVAYKK, encoded by the coding sequence ATGAAATTAATACGTTTTGGAGAAATCGGAAAAGAGAAACCTGGAGTTTTGATTGGAGAAAAGAGATATGATGTTTCTGCGATTGTAACCGATTTTAACGAAAGTTTCTTTGAAGAAAACGGATTGGAAAAATTACAAAAAGCATTAGAAAGCAATCCAAATTTACCAGAAGTAGATGCTTCAGTGCGTTTGGGCTCGCCAGTTGCGAGACCTTCAAAAATTATCTGCATTGGTTTAAATTATATCGATCACTGTAAAGAAACCAATGCACCGATTCCGACAGAACCGATTATTTTCTTTAAATCAACAACTTCTTTGTGCGGTCCAGACGATGATTTGATTATTCCAAAAAATAGCGAAAAAACAGACTGGGAAGTTGAATTGGCTTTTATTGTTGGCAAAAAAGCAAGTTATGTTGAAGAAGCGGAAGCTTTAGATTATGTGGCAGGTTATGCTTTATTGAATGATTACAGCGAAAGAGCTTTTCAATTGGAACGTGGCGGTCAATGGGCAAAAGGAAAAGGAAGTGACACTTTTGCGCCTCTTGGACCATTTTTGGCTACAAAAGACGAAATCGTAGATGTGGACAATTTAAAAATGTGGCTGACGGTAAACGGTAAAAAATACCAAGACAGCAATACTTTAAATTTAGTTTTCAAAATTCCTTATCTGGTACATTATTTAAGTCAGTTTATGACGTTGCTTCCAGGCGATATTATCAGTACAGGAACGCCTCCGGGAGTTGGTTTAGGAATCAAGCCAGATCCGATTTACATTAAAGCGGGCGATGTTGTGGAATTGGGAATTGAAGGTTTAGGAACAAGCAAACAGAAAGCGGTTGCTTATAAAAAGTAA